Proteins encoded within one genomic window of Bradyrhizobium sp. 186:
- a CDS encoding IS5 family transposase (programmed frameshift), with translation MWTKENRGRYDRSRLRYPSDLTDEEWALVEPLIAPAKRGGNKRTVDVREVINGLMYVLSTGCQWRAIPKDLPPRSTVHDYFDLWAWNGTLDRIHHALYVQCRELANREPSPSAAIIDSQSVKSAGKRGAWIDPHGYDAGKKIKGKKRHILVDTQGLLLHALVHSADIQDRDGGVLVMATLFGLHPFLLKLYADGGYQGPIFQSAVRKILRQIDVEIVKRSDTAKSFAILPKRWIVERTIAWLNRCRRLAKDWECLNRKALAFLRLASIRLMLRKLCQKTA, from the exons ATGTGGACGAAGGAGAACCGCGGTCGTTACGACCGAAGCCGGCTACGCTATCCAAGCGATTTGACTGATGAGGAATGGGCGTTGGTGGAGCCGCTGATTGCGCCAGCCAAGCGAGGCGGCAACAAGCGCACGGTCGATGTGCGCGAGGTGATCAATGGCCTGATGTATGTGCTGAGCACCGGTTGCCAATGGCGAGCGATCCCGAAGGACCTGCCGCCACGCAGCACGGTGCACGACTATTTTGACTTGTGGGCTTGGAACGGCACGCTCGATCGCATCCATCACGCGCTCTATGTACAATGTCGAGAATTGGCTAACCGAGAACCCAGCCCGAGCGCCGCCATCATCGACAGTCAAAGCGTCAAGAGCGCGG GAAAAAGGGGGGCGTGGATCGACCCGCATGGCTACGATGCGGGCAAGAAGATCAAGGGCAAGAAGCGCCACATCCTAGTCGATACTCAAGGCTTGCTGCTCCACGCCCTCGTGCATTCGGCGGACATCCAGGATCGTGACGGTGGGGTGCTGGTGATGGCCACGCTGTTTGGCCTGCATCCATTCCTGCTGAAGCTCTATGCTGACGGCGGCTATCAGGGGCCGATCTTTCAGTCCGCCGTTCGCAAAATCCTCCGGCAAATCGACGTCGAGATCGTCAAGCGCTCCGATACAGCAAAGAGTTTTGCGATCTTGCCCAAGCGATGGATCGTCGAACGCACCATCGCCTGGCTCAACCGCTGCCGCCGTTTGGCCAAGGATTGGGAGTGCCTCAACCGAAAGGCATTGGCGTTCTTGCGCCTCGCCTCAATCCGCCTCATGCTGCGAAAGCTCTGCCAAAAAACAGCATGA
- a CDS encoding NUDIX hydrolase, with amino-acid sequence MVREVPKILKAERTMVSPWLEVIARDVRLSAESSVETYYAIAQPDYVAVLAITPDSRVLLVRQYRPAIERFSLELPAGMVDPNEDPLETAKRELLEETGYPTMSIELIGKGATCSSRISNTTLSFVVRTGDRAPGFVEEPGVQVSSVSTDELHSLVLSGEFGEQTHLGVLAQASARGLLIL; translated from the coding sequence ATGGTCCGGGAAGTGCCGAAAATCCTGAAGGCTGAGCGTACGATGGTCTCACCCTGGCTCGAGGTCATCGCTCGGGATGTGAGACTCTCTGCGGAGTCTTCCGTTGAGACCTATTATGCGATTGCGCAGCCGGACTATGTGGCCGTCCTGGCCATTACGCCGGACTCGCGTGTGCTCCTGGTGCGTCAATATCGTCCGGCGATCGAGCGCTTCTCCCTGGAACTACCCGCCGGCATGGTCGATCCAAACGAAGATCCGCTCGAGACCGCCAAGCGCGAGCTCCTGGAAGAGACCGGCTATCCCACGATGAGCATCGAACTCATCGGCAAAGGCGCGACCTGCTCCAGTCGGATCAGCAATACGACTCTTTCGTTCGTCGTCAGGACTGGCGATCGCGCGCCCGGATTTGTCGAAGAGCCAGGTGTCCAGGTCAGCTCTGTCTCAACGGATGAACTTCATAGCCTCGTCTTGTCAGGCGAGTTCGGCGAGCAGACCCATTTGGGTGTGCTGGCTCAGGCATCTGCGAGGGGGCTTCTGATCCTCTAG
- a CDS encoding VanZ family protein — protein MRRNHLFVAAGICLALIAYATLARLAGRPALMGHHEAYWVVVIERFSAYGLLGFLLSFLLPGRLALACSLVVAVAMGLELLQALTPDRDPGFLDVLQKAAGGTVGVILAQTILAFIPRPPS, from the coding sequence ATGCGCCGAAATCACCTGTTCGTAGCCGCGGGAATCTGCCTCGCCCTCATCGCCTACGCCACCTTGGCGAGGCTTGCGGGGAGGCCGGCGCTCATGGGTCATCACGAGGCCTATTGGGTCGTTGTGATCGAGCGCTTCAGCGCCTATGGCCTGTTGGGCTTTCTTCTGTCCTTCCTGCTGCCCGGACGGCTCGCTTTGGCCTGCTCGCTTGTCGTCGCCGTCGCAATGGGGCTGGAGCTCCTGCAGGCGCTCACACCCGATCGTGATCCGGGCTTTTTGGATGTGCTGCAGAAAGCGGCAGGCGGCACCGTCGGTGTGATCCTCGCCCAGACGATTCTGGCCTTCATACCCAGACCCCCATCCTGA
- the galE gene encoding UDP-glucose 4-epimerase GalE, with protein MTNGPTILVTGGAGYIGSHACRALSAAGYQPVVYDNLSTGHRSFVAGPLVTGDLLDGATLARAFADYKVTAVMHFAAASLVGESMTDPQKYYINNLQGTLSLLQAMRNAGCQRIVFSSTGAVYGNADSKELPEDFPCAPINPYGASKWMIERMLADYRAAYGFGAFCLRYFNASGADPAGGIGELRDNETHLIPRAMMALQGHVDFAVFGDDYDTPDGTAIRDYIHVTDLAAAHVAALKLLEQGHAGGSFNLGTGSGFSVREILTAIRQETGREVPHTIKPRRAGDPTYLVADPSAARKVLNFVPRHSDLPSVIRTAWAWHQKAHPLKRA; from the coding sequence ATGACCAACGGACCAACTATCCTCGTCACAGGGGGCGCGGGCTATATCGGCTCGCATGCCTGCCGCGCGCTGTCCGCCGCCGGCTACCAGCCCGTCGTCTATGACAATCTCTCGACAGGTCATCGCAGCTTCGTTGCCGGCCCACTGGTGACCGGCGATCTGCTCGACGGCGCGACGCTGGCGCGCGCCTTCGCCGATTACAAGGTCACGGCGGTGATGCATTTCGCGGCGGCGAGCCTCGTCGGCGAGTCCATGACCGACCCGCAGAAATACTACATCAACAATCTGCAGGGCACGCTGTCGCTGTTGCAGGCGATGCGCAACGCAGGTTGCCAGCGTATCGTGTTCTCCTCGACCGGCGCCGTCTACGGCAACGCCGATTCCAAGGAACTGCCGGAGGATTTTCCCTGCGCGCCGATCAACCCCTATGGCGCATCGAAGTGGATGATCGAGCGCATGCTGGCCGATTACCGCGCCGCCTACGGCTTCGGCGCTTTCTGCCTGCGCTATTTCAACGCCAGCGGTGCCGATCCGGCCGGCGGCATCGGCGAGTTGCGTGACAACGAAACCCATCTCATTCCGCGCGCCATGATGGCCTTGCAGGGTCACGTCGACTTTGCCGTGTTCGGCGACGACTACGACACGCCCGACGGCACCGCGATCCGCGACTACATCCATGTCACCGATCTCGCCGCGGCGCATGTCGCGGCGCTGAAACTGCTGGAACAGGGACATGCCGGCGGCAGCTTCAATCTCGGCACCGGCTCCGGCTTTTCGGTGCGCGAGATTCTGACCGCCATCAGGCAGGAGACCGGGCGCGAGGTACCCCACACCATCAAGCCGCGCCGCGCCGGCGACCCCACCTATCTGGTCGCCGACCCCTCCGCTGCGCGAAAGGTGCTGAACTTCGTGCCGCGCCATTCCGACCTGCCGAGCGTGATCCGCACCGCCTGGGCCTGGCACCAGAAGGCGCATCCGCTCAAGCGGGCCTGA